In Candidatus Binatia bacterium, one DNA window encodes the following:
- a CDS encoding S8 family serine peptidase, producing MTLKTLYASIVGICASLALAACAGNSSVPSGVQSSQTLSAGVARVAHSACPQVAFGKATCYALKVDKGVQPLCTGATCGLAPIDMETRYKLPITKGSGQIVAIIDAGDNPSVATSLSTYRTQFGLGTANFKKYNQSGQQSNYPTYTGWSVEIALDVEMVSAACPLCTIYLVEANSSSSSDLNTAELEAVKLGAHITSNSWGCYGSLGCADPNDFDTKGVTYVAASGDSGAGDVGAPAVFDSVAAIGGTQLTKSGSTYSESIWNGSTYGCATGITKPTWQKIIPDSVCAYRVADDASAEAGCSPGVAVYDQFDGGWGSVCGTSAASPMVAGIFALAGNATKQHGGQTFWKAKHHKHLWNISGSCTYRQGKYTECAGWGSPKGIGAL from the coding sequence ATGACATTGAAAACGTTGTACGCCTCTATCGTCGGCATCTGTGCGAGCTTGGCGCTCGCCGCATGCGCCGGCAATTCGAGCGTACCGAGCGGCGTTCAGAGCTCACAGACGCTGAGTGCGGGTGTCGCAAGGGTCGCGCATTCGGCGTGTCCGCAAGTCGCTTTCGGTAAGGCGACGTGCTACGCGCTGAAGGTGGACAAAGGCGTCCAGCCGCTGTGCACGGGCGCGACGTGCGGCTTGGCGCCGATCGACATGGAGACGCGCTATAAGTTGCCGATCACCAAAGGATCCGGTCAGATCGTTGCGATCATCGACGCGGGCGACAACCCCAGTGTGGCGACCTCCCTCTCGACCTATCGCACGCAGTTCGGTCTCGGCACGGCGAACTTCAAGAAGTACAATCAGAGCGGACAGCAGAGCAACTATCCGACCTACACCGGGTGGTCGGTCGAAATCGCGCTCGACGTCGAGATGGTGTCGGCGGCGTGCCCCCTGTGCACGATCTATCTGGTCGAGGCGAACAGTTCTTCCAGTAGCGACCTCAACACGGCGGAGCTCGAGGCGGTCAAGCTCGGCGCGCACATCACCAGCAACAGCTGGGGCTGCTATGGTTCCCTAGGCTGCGCTGACCCGAATGACTTCGATACAAAGGGCGTCACCTACGTCGCCGCGTCGGGCGACAGCGGAGCGGGCGACGTGGGTGCACCGGCCGTGTTCGACAGCGTGGCGGCGATCGGCGGGACGCAACTTACCAAGAGCGGATCGACGTATAGCGAGTCGATCTGGAACGGCAGCACGTACGGTTGCGCTACGGGCATCACGAAGCCGACGTGGCAGAAGATCATTCCCGACAGCGTCTGCGCGTACCGGGTCGCGGACGATGCGTCGGCCGAGGCCGGCTGTTCGCCCGGCGTCGCGGTCTACGATCAGTTCGACGGCGGCTGGGGCAGCGTTTGCGGCACTAGCGCGGCTTCACCGATGGTCGCCGGCATATTCGCCTTGGCCGGCAACGCCACGAAGCAACACGGTGGCCAGACGTTCTGGAAGGCAAAGCATCACAAGCACCTGTGGAACATCTCCGGTTCGTGCACTTATCGTCAGGGTAAATACACGGAGTGCGCGGGTTGGGGTTCGCCTAAGGGAATCGGGGCGCTCTAG
- a CDS encoding C40 family peptidase: protein MRHALLLGALALLIGGSSALARADSISGPQLDYSGSSQAASAQALSPDVAEWTSHLIISAPQRHRLGIGRFAGGVLARTSRMAAALTRSALRFLGVPYSFGGTSTAGFDCSGFVQHVFAMLGIPLPRTADAQYDVGHSAVGGPHPGDLVFFDTYGGVSHVGIYLGGGKFVHASSSHGVMVSRLSESYWASRYVGAKRLIATR from the coding sequence TTGCGTCATGCGTTACTCCTAGGGGCACTTGCCCTATTGATCGGTGGTTCGAGCGCGCTGGCTCGCGCCGATTCCATCTCCGGTCCCCAGCTCGATTATTCTGGCTCGTCGCAGGCGGCCAGTGCCCAAGCCCTAAGCCCTGACGTCGCCGAATGGACGTCCCACCTCATCATCTCCGCCCCACAGCGCCATCGCCTTGGGATCGGCCGCTTCGCCGGCGGCGTGCTCGCCCGTACGTCTCGGATGGCCGCTGCGCTCACGCGCAGCGCGCTGCGCTTCTTGGGCGTGCCCTACTCGTTCGGCGGCACCTCCACCGCGGGGTTTGACTGCTCGGGCTTCGTCCAGCACGTATTCGCCATGCTCGGCATCCCGCTTCCGCGCACGGCGGACGCCCAGTACGACGTCGGCCACAGTGCAGTCGGGGGCCCGCATCCCGGAGATCTCGTCTTTTTCGATACCTACGGCGGCGTCTCGCACGTCGGAATCTATCTCGGCGGCGGCAAGTTCGTTCACGCGAGCTCGAGCCACGGCGTGATGGTGAGCCGCCTTTCGGAATCGTATTGGGCGTCCCGCTATGTGGGAGCGAAGCGCCTCATCGCCACGCGCTAA